One region of Streptomyces sp. CG4 genomic DNA includes:
- a CDS encoding acyl-CoA dehydrogenase family protein codes for MDFTFTEEQGAAAEAARGVFAGVVPDAVPSPALTTGAVAEGFDRELWSRLAEADLLSLLLDEAHGGSGLDAIALCLVLRESAKVLARVPLLEHSAAAAAVQTYGGPELARRLLARAGRGELVLTVAANGRSGHDPAELAVGARRDGTDWVLDGVQTAVPWAYDADLVVVPAHAEGTGAERTVLALVPRERDGVVLAEQVSTSGERLAELRLRSVRIDAGDVIEADGAWERLYALLATGTCALALGLGERVLGMTAEYTGKREQFGYPIATFQAVAVQAADRYIDLRAMEATLWQAAWRIASGASGALPAAGDVAVAKIWAAEGVRRVVQTAQHLHGGFGADTDSPLHRYHAWAKQLELALGPASAHEERLGDLLAAHPLG; via the coding sequence GTGGACTTCACCTTCACCGAGGAGCAGGGGGCGGCGGCCGAGGCGGCGCGCGGGGTGTTCGCCGGCGTGGTGCCGGACGCGGTGCCGAGCCCGGCGCTCACCACCGGTGCCGTGGCCGAGGGGTTCGACCGGGAGTTGTGGTCCCGGCTGGCCGAGGCGGATCTGCTGAGTCTGCTGCTCGACGAGGCGCACGGCGGTTCCGGGCTGGACGCGATCGCACTGTGCCTGGTGCTGCGCGAGTCCGCCAAGGTGCTCGCCCGGGTGCCGCTGCTGGAGCACAGCGCGGCGGCAGCGGCCGTGCAGACGTATGGCGGGCCGGAGTTGGCGCGGCGGCTGCTGGCGCGGGCCGGGCGGGGCGAGCTGGTGCTGACGGTCGCGGCGAACGGCCGCAGTGGCCATGACCCGGCCGAACTGGCCGTCGGCGCACGGCGGGACGGTACGGACTGGGTGCTGGACGGGGTGCAGACGGCGGTGCCGTGGGCGTACGACGCGGACCTGGTCGTCGTACCGGCGCACGCGGAGGGGACGGGCGCCGAGCGGACCGTGCTCGCGTTGGTGCCGCGCGAGCGGGACGGGGTGGTCCTCGCCGAGCAGGTGTCCACCAGCGGGGAGCGGCTGGCCGAACTGCGGCTCAGGTCCGTGCGGATCGACGCGGGTGACGTCATCGAGGCCGATGGCGCCTGGGAGCGGCTGTATGCGCTGCTCGCCACCGGTACGTGCGCGCTGGCGCTCGGGCTGGGCGAGCGGGTGCTGGGCATGACCGCCGAGTACACCGGGAAGCGGGAGCAGTTCGGGTATCCGATCGCGACGTTCCAGGCGGTGGCCGTGCAGGCCGCGGACCGGTACATCGATCTGCGCGCCATGGAGGCCACCCTCTGGCAGGCCGCCTGGCGGATCGCCTCGGGGGCGTCGGGGGCACTGCCCGCCGCCGGGGATGTCGCGGTGGCGAAGATCTGGGCGGCGGAGGGGGTGCGCCGGGTGGTGCAGACGGCACAGCATCTGCACGGCGGGTTCGGCGCCGACACCGACTCTCCACTGCACCGGTATCACGCCTGGGCCAAGCAGCTGGAGCTGGCGCTCGGCCCGGCGTCGGCACACGAGGAGAGGCTCGGGGATCTGCTGGCCGCACATCCGCTGGGCTGA
- a CDS encoding FHA domain-containing protein → MSELTLTVMRLGFLAVLWLFVIVAVQVIRSDLFGTRVTQRGSRREAGRQQQAARQQAAAPPPQRGQQRGQQSGGRRGRNAPTKLVVTEGTLTGTTVALQGQTITLGRAHDSTIVLDDDYASSRHARIYPDRDGQWIVEDLGSTNGTYLDRSRLTTPTPISLGAPIRIGKTVIELRK, encoded by the coding sequence ATGTCAGAGCTGACCCTCACGGTCATGCGGCTGGGTTTCCTGGCCGTACTGTGGCTGTTCGTGATCGTGGCCGTGCAGGTCATCCGGAGCGACCTGTTCGGTACGCGCGTCACCCAGCGCGGATCCCGTAGGGAGGCCGGCCGCCAGCAGCAGGCGGCCCGGCAGCAGGCCGCCGCGCCCCCGCCGCAGCGAGGCCAGCAGCGGGGCCAGCAGAGCGGCGGCCGGCGCGGGCGCAACGCTCCCACCAAGCTGGTCGTGACCGAAGGCACACTGACCGGCACCACGGTCGCGCTGCAGGGCCAGACGATCACCCTGGGCCGGGCACACGACTCCACGATCGTGCTGGACGACGACTACGCCTCCAGTCGGCATGCCAGGATCTACCCGGACCGCGACGGCCAGTGGATCGTCGAGGACCTCGGCTCCACCAACGGCACGTATCTGGACCGGTCCCGGCTGACGACCCCCACACCGATCTCGCTGGGCGCGCCGATCCGCATCGGCAAGACCGTCATCGAGCTGCGGAAGTAG
- the paaB gene encoding 1,2-phenylacetyl-CoA epoxidase subunit PaaB has translation MSTTDWPLWEVFVRSRRGLSHTHAGSLHAPDAELALRNARDLYTRRGEGVSIWVVPAAAITASSPDEKDPFFEPAADKPYRHPTFYEIPEGVKHL, from the coding sequence ATGAGCACCACCGACTGGCCCCTGTGGGAGGTCTTCGTGCGCTCCCGGCGCGGCCTCTCCCACACCCACGCCGGCAGCCTGCACGCCCCGGACGCGGAGCTGGCCCTGCGCAACGCCCGCGACCTGTACACCCGCCGCGGCGAGGGCGTGTCGATCTGGGTCGTCCCGGCCGCCGCGATCACCGCGTCCTCGCCGGACGAGAAGGACCCGTTCTTCGAACCGGCCGCCGACAAGCCCTACCGGCACCCGACGTTCTACGAGATCCCGGAAGGGGTGAAGCACCTGTGA
- the paaD gene encoding 1,2-phenylacetyl-CoA epoxidase subunit PaaD, whose protein sequence is MVTATALEAELLELAGSVPDPELPVLTLQELGVVRAVHLHDGDAVEVDLTPTYTGCPAIEAMSVDIERVLRAHGMREVTVCTVLTPAWSTDDISPEGRRKLQEFGIAPPRVHAASGPVPLTLGRTRTEDELTAPTKPTASTASAVLTDPVHCPHCGSADTELLSRFSSTACKALRRCLACREPFDHFKEL, encoded by the coding sequence ATGGTGACCGCCACCGCCCTGGAGGCGGAGCTGCTGGAGCTCGCCGGCTCGGTGCCCGACCCCGAACTGCCGGTGCTCACACTCCAGGAGCTGGGCGTGGTGCGCGCGGTGCACCTCCACGACGGCGACGCGGTCGAGGTCGACCTGACCCCCACCTACACCGGCTGCCCCGCCATCGAGGCCATGAGCGTGGACATCGAACGGGTGCTGCGCGCCCATGGCATGCGCGAGGTCACGGTCTGCACGGTGCTCACACCCGCCTGGTCGACCGACGACATAAGCCCCGAAGGGCGGCGCAAACTGCAGGAGTTCGGCATCGCTCCCCCACGCGTGCACGCCGCATCCGGCCCGGTCCCGCTGACCCTGGGCCGGACCCGGACGGAGGACGAACTCACCGCACCCACCAAGCCGACCGCATCCACCGCTTCCGCCGTACTGACCGATCCCGTCCACTGCCCGCACTGCGGCTCCGCCGACACCGAGCTGCTGAGCAGGTTCTCCTCCACCGCGTGCAAGGCACTGCGCCGCTGCCTCGCCTGCCGTGAACCGTTCGACCACTTCAAGGAGTTGTGA
- a CDS encoding NAD(P)H-binding protein has translation MSGTLVLGATGTTGSRTVAQLVAAGQRVRAASRRATRLPGAEAVRFDWYDPATHADALAGAARVHLVPPVGDPDPAAVMLPFLRRAGAAGVQRAVLLSSSAIPEGGPGVGAVHEALPGLFDQWAVLRPSWFMQNFTGTHAHARSIREEGAILTAAGTGRVGFVDADDIAAVAVRALTDDRAPNSAPVLTGPEALGYDDIAAVLTEVTGRPVVHRQLTYEQMRDRLVAAQLPLEFAAMLAGMDRAIAEGAEDRTTDAVQRLTGRPPHSFRAVVERELKSRQSSADTGPTR, from the coding sequence ATGAGCGGCACCCTGGTTCTCGGGGCCACCGGTACCACCGGCAGCCGTACCGTGGCGCAGCTGGTCGCCGCCGGCCAGCGCGTGCGGGCCGCGAGCCGCCGGGCCACCCGGCTTCCGGGCGCGGAAGCGGTCCGCTTCGACTGGTACGACCCCGCCACCCACGCCGACGCGCTCGCCGGAGCCGCACGCGTCCATCTCGTCCCGCCGGTCGGCGATCCGGACCCGGCCGCCGTCATGCTGCCCTTCCTCCGCCGGGCCGGCGCCGCGGGCGTGCAGCGCGCCGTACTGCTCAGCTCCTCGGCCATCCCCGAAGGGGGCCCCGGAGTGGGGGCGGTGCACGAGGCTCTGCCCGGCCTGTTCGACCAGTGGGCGGTCCTGCGGCCCTCCTGGTTCATGCAGAACTTCACCGGCACGCACGCCCACGCCCGGAGCATCCGCGAGGAGGGCGCCATCCTCACCGCGGCCGGGACGGGCCGGGTCGGATTCGTCGACGCCGACGACATCGCCGCCGTCGCGGTCCGTGCCCTCACCGACGACCGGGCACCCAACAGTGCTCCGGTCCTGACCGGACCGGAGGCGCTCGGCTACGACGACATCGCCGCCGTCCTCACGGAGGTCACCGGTCGGCCCGTGGTCCACCGGCAGCTGACGTACGAACAGATGCGGGACCGGCTGGTGGCCGCCCAACTGCCGCTGGAGTTCGCCGCGATGCTGGCCGGGATGGACCGCGCCATCGCCGAGGGCGCCGAGGACCGCACCACCGACGCCGTCCAGCGCCTCACCGGCCGCCCTCCGCACAGCTTCCGGGCGGTCGTGGAACGGGAGTTGAAGAGCCGGCAGTCGTCGGCCGACACCGGTCCCACCCGGTAG
- the paaA gene encoding 1,2-phenylacetyl-CoA epoxidase subunit PaaA: MATAAAQRTARTPADGAPDTVDTAAYQHAFDAAVAADERIEPRDWMPDAYRATLVRQIAQHAHSEIIGMQPEANWITRAPSLRRKAILMAKVQDEAGHGLYLYSAAETLGTGRDELLDKLHSGRQKYSSIFNYPTLTWADVGAIGWLVDGAAITNQVPLCRCSYGPYARAMVRICKEESFHQRQGYELLLALSKGTPEQHAMAQDAVNRWWWPSLMMFGPPDDASQHSAQSMEWKIKRHSNDELRQRFVDICVPQAESLDLTLPDPDLRWNEERGHHDFGPIDWTEFWEVLKGNGPCNEQRITQRRRAHGEGAWVREAAAAYAAKHTGTPGETPHETGETGETGAERA, from the coding sequence GTGGCCGCAGACGAACGCATCGAGCCCCGCGACTGGATGCCCGACGCCTATCGCGCGACCCTGGTCCGCCAGATCGCCCAGCACGCGCACTCCGAGATCATCGGCATGCAGCCGGAGGCCAACTGGATCACCCGCGCCCCCTCGCTGCGCCGCAAGGCGATCCTGATGGCCAAGGTCCAGGACGAGGCCGGCCACGGCCTGTATCTGTACAGCGCGGCCGAGACCCTCGGCACCGGCCGCGACGAGCTGCTCGACAAGCTCCACAGCGGCCGCCAGAAGTACTCCTCGATCTTCAACTACCCGACCCTGACCTGGGCCGACGTCGGAGCGATCGGCTGGCTGGTGGACGGCGCCGCGATCACCAACCAGGTCCCGCTGTGCCGCTGCTCCTACGGTCCGTACGCCCGCGCGATGGTCCGGATCTGCAAGGAGGAGTCCTTCCACCAGCGCCAGGGCTACGAGCTGCTGCTGGCCCTCAGCAAGGGCACCCCGGAGCAGCACGCGATGGCACAGGACGCGGTCAACCGCTGGTGGTGGCCCTCGCTGATGATGTTCGGCCCGCCCGACGACGCCTCCCAGCACTCGGCGCAGTCGATGGAATGGAAGATCAAGCGCCACTCGAACGACGAGCTGCGCCAGCGCTTCGTCGACATCTGCGTCCCCCAGGCCGAGTCCCTGGATCTCACCCTTCCCGACCCGGACCTGCGGTGGAACGAGGAGCGCGGACACCACGACTTCGGCCCCATCGACTGGACGGAGTTCTGGGAGGTCCTCAAGGGCAACGGCCCCTGCAACGAGCAGCGGATCACCCAACGCCGACGCGCCCACGGCGAGGGCGCCTGGGTACGGGAAGCGGCCGCCGCGTACGCGGCCAAGCACACCGGCACCCCCGGCGAGACACCACACGAGACAGGCGAGACAGGCGAGACAGGAGCGGAGCGAGCATGA
- a CDS encoding nuclear transport factor 2 family protein, protein MPTPTYTAPEELYRHSLRLLLDKDIAGWVGLWAEDGVMEFPFAPPGWPGRLEGREAIAAYMRDHPAHIDLHDFPDLRIHQTTSPWTIVVEMRGVGRLVETGAPFDMTYIAVVTVREGRFTSYRDYWNPLAVQQPGLDFAGGGAR, encoded by the coding sequence ATGCCCACACCCACGTACACCGCACCGGAAGAGCTCTACCGCCACAGCCTGCGGCTGCTCCTCGACAAGGACATCGCCGGCTGGGTCGGCCTGTGGGCCGAGGACGGTGTCATGGAGTTCCCCTTCGCGCCGCCGGGCTGGCCCGGGCGGCTGGAGGGACGGGAGGCGATCGCCGCCTACATGCGCGACCATCCCGCCCACATCGACCTGCACGACTTCCCCGACCTGCGGATCCACCAGACCACGAGCCCCTGGACCATCGTGGTCGAGATGCGCGGAGTGGGTCGCCTGGTCGAGACGGGGGCACCCTTCGACATGACCTACATCGCCGTCGTGACGGTCCGGGAGGGACGCTTCACCTCCTATCGCGACTACTGGAACCCCCTCGCCGTCCAGCAGCCCGGCCTGGACTTCGCAGGGGGCGGTGCCCGATGA
- the paaC gene encoding 1,2-phenylacetyl-CoA epoxidase subunit PaaC, translating into MTAALALGDDALVLSHRLGEWAGHAPVLEEEVALANIALDLLGQARILLSLAGDEDELAYLREERAFRNLQLVEQPNGDFAHTIARQLYFSTYQQLLYAELAAGDGPFAPLAAKAVKEVAYHRDHAEQWTLRLGDGTETSHERMQRACDALWRFTGEMFQQAEGLDVDWPAMEDRWLESVTDVLGRATLTVPEGARTGAWSAGAGRQGLHTEPFGRMLAEMQHLHRSHPGASW; encoded by the coding sequence GTGACCGCCGCGCTCGCCCTCGGCGACGACGCCCTGGTGCTCTCCCACCGGCTGGGGGAGTGGGCCGGGCACGCCCCCGTCCTGGAGGAGGAGGTCGCCCTCGCCAACATCGCCCTCGACCTGCTCGGCCAGGCCCGGATCCTGCTCTCCCTGGCCGGCGACGAGGACGAACTGGCCTACCTGCGCGAGGAGCGGGCCTTCCGCAACCTCCAGCTGGTCGAGCAGCCGAACGGCGACTTCGCCCACACGATCGCCCGCCAGCTGTACTTCTCCACCTACCAGCAGCTGCTCTACGCCGAACTGGCCGCCGGTGACGGCCCGTTCGCGCCCCTCGCCGCCAAGGCGGTCAAGGAGGTCGCCTACCACCGCGACCACGCCGAGCAGTGGACCCTCCGCCTCGGCGACGGCACGGAGACCAGCCACGAGCGGATGCAGCGGGCCTGCGACGCACTGTGGCGGTTCACCGGGGAGATGTTCCAGCAGGCGGAGGGCCTGGACGTCGACTGGCCGGCCATGGAGGACCGTTGGCTCGAATCGGTCACCGACGTCCTCGGCCGGGCCACCCTGACCGTGCCCGAAGGAGCGCGCACCGGCGCCTGGTCGGCCGGCGCCGGCCGTCAGGGCCTGCACACCGAGCCGTTCGGGCGGATGCTCGCCGAGATGCAGCATCTGCATCGCAGCCACCCGGGGGCGTCATGGTGA
- a CDS encoding rhodanese-like domain-containing protein codes for MNFAARVPTVEVTDLKDGDFLLDVREDDEWQAGHAEGALHIPMSDFVARYGELTEAAPQDGRVHVICRSGGRSAQVTMYLVQQGIDAVNVDGGMQIWQAAGRPVITDEGEPGFVL; via the coding sequence ATGAATTTCGCAGCCCGGGTACCCACGGTCGAGGTCACGGACCTCAAGGACGGCGACTTCCTGCTGGACGTCCGCGAGGACGACGAGTGGCAGGCGGGCCACGCCGAGGGGGCGCTGCACATCCCCATGAGCGACTTCGTGGCCCGCTACGGCGAGCTGACCGAGGCCGCCCCGCAGGACGGTCGCGTCCACGTCATCTGCCGCTCCGGCGGCCGCTCGGCCCAGGTCACCATGTACCTGGTCCAGCAGGGCATCGACGCGGTCAACGTCGACGGCGGCATGCAGATCTGGCAGGCGGCGGGCCGCCCGGTGATCACGGACGAGGGCGAGCCCGGCTTCGTGCTGTAG
- a CDS encoding DUF3662 and FHA domain-containing protein: protein MGVLKKFEQRLEGLVNGTFAKVFKSEVQPVEIAGALQRECDNNATIWNRDRTVVPNDFIVELSAPDYERLSPYSGQLGDELAGMVRDYAKQQRYTFMGPIKVNLEKADDLDTGLYRVRSRTLASSSNQQAPAAPAPGRPAQSAQGGGYGQPAAAPAGAPPMPSAPPPGARPGGYGYPQPAGQRPPAAPTSGGQARYWIEINGTRHQISRATLVLGRSTDADVRIDDPGVSRRHCEIRTGTPSTIQDLGSTNGIVVDGQHTTRATLRDGSRIVVGSTTVIYRQAEG, encoded by the coding sequence ATGGGAGTCCTGAAGAAGTTCGAGCAGCGTCTCGAAGGTCTGGTGAACGGCACCTTCGCCAAGGTCTTCAAGTCCGAGGTCCAGCCCGTGGAGATCGCCGGCGCACTCCAGCGTGAGTGCGACAACAACGCGACGATCTGGAACCGCGACCGGACCGTCGTACCCAACGACTTCATCGTGGAGCTGAGCGCGCCCGACTACGAGCGGCTCAGCCCCTACTCCGGGCAGCTCGGCGACGAGCTGGCCGGCATGGTGCGCGACTACGCCAAGCAGCAGCGCTACACGTTCATGGGCCCGATCAAGGTCAACCTGGAGAAGGCCGACGACCTGGACACCGGGCTGTACCGGGTGCGCTCGCGCACCCTGGCCTCCTCCAGCAACCAGCAGGCCCCCGCGGCCCCGGCCCCCGGCCGCCCCGCGCAGAGCGCCCAGGGTGGCGGCTACGGCCAGCCGGCCGCCGCGCCCGCCGGAGCGCCGCCGATGCCGTCCGCGCCGCCGCCCGGCGCCCGCCCCGGCGGCTACGGATACCCTCAGCCCGCCGGCCAGCGGCCCCCGGCCGCGCCCACGAGCGGCGGGCAGGCCCGCTACTGGATCGAGATCAACGGCACCCGCCACCAGATCTCCCGCGCGACGCTGGTGCTGGGCCGCAGCACCGACGCCGACGTGCGGATCGACGATCCCGGCGTCTCCCGCCGGCATTGCGAGATCCGGACCGGAACGCCCTCGACGATCCAGGATCTCGGCTCCACCAACGGCATCGTGGTGGACGGGCAGCACACCACCCGCGCTACGCTCCGCGACGGCTCGCGGATCGTCGTGGGCAGCACCACCGTTATCTATAGGCAAGCCGAAGGGTGA
- a CDS encoding 2Fe-2S iron-sulfur cluster-binding protein gives MARFHPLPVATVDRITDDSVALTFTVPPELREEYRHAPGQHLALRRQVDGAEIRRTYSICSPAPDPAGAGPDTLRVGVRLVEGGAFSAYALKEINVGDVLEVMTPAGRFILEPAPGLYAAVVGGSGITPVLSIVSTLLAREPAARFCLIRSDRTAASTMFLEEVADLKDRYPERFQLVTVLSREEQQAGLPSGRLDRERLSGLLPALLPVDRVAGWFLCGPYGLVGGAEQALRELGVDRSRIHQEIFHVDAGAPSSATAGTPAHSTVTARLDGRGGTWPVQESESLLETVLRNRPDAPYACKGGVCGTCRAFLVSGEVRMDRNFALETEETEAGYVLACQSHPLTEQVELDFDR, from the coding sequence ATGGCGCGTTTCCACCCGCTCCCGGTGGCCACGGTCGACCGGATCACCGACGACTCCGTCGCCCTCACCTTCACCGTCCCGCCCGAGCTGCGCGAGGAGTACCGGCACGCCCCCGGGCAGCACCTGGCGCTGCGCCGACAGGTCGACGGCGCCGAGATACGGCGCACCTACTCGATCTGCTCCCCCGCGCCCGACCCGGCCGGCGCGGGCCCGGACACGCTGCGGGTGGGGGTGCGGCTGGTGGAGGGCGGGGCCTTCTCGGCCTACGCGCTGAAGGAGATCAACGTCGGCGACGTCCTGGAGGTGATGACTCCGGCCGGCCGCTTCATCCTGGAACCGGCACCGGGGCTGTACGCGGCGGTCGTCGGCGGCAGCGGCATCACCCCGGTCCTGTCCATCGTCTCCACGCTGCTGGCACGCGAGCCGGCGGCCCGGTTCTGCCTCATACGCAGTGACCGCACGGCGGCCTCGACGATGTTCCTGGAGGAGGTCGCCGACCTGAAGGACCGCTACCCCGAGCGGTTTCAGCTGGTGACGGTGCTCTCCCGCGAGGAGCAGCAGGCGGGCCTGCCGTCCGGCCGGCTCGACCGCGAGCGGCTCAGCGGGCTGCTGCCCGCGCTGCTGCCGGTCGACCGGGTCGCGGGCTGGTTCCTGTGCGGGCCGTACGGGCTGGTAGGGGGCGCGGAGCAGGCGCTGCGCGAGCTGGGTGTGGACCGCTCCCGCATCCACCAGGAGATCTTCCACGTGGACGCGGGCGCGCCCTCGTCCGCCACCGCGGGGACCCCCGCGCACAGCACGGTCACCGCCCGGCTCGACGGACGCGGCGGCACCTGGCCGGTACAGGAAAGCGAGTCCCTGCTGGAGACGGTCCTGCGCAACCGCCCCGACGCGCCCTACGCCTGCAAGGGCGGAGTCTGCGGGACCTGTCGCGCCTTCCTGGTCTCGGGCGAGGTCCGCATGGACCGCAACTTCGCCCTGGAAACGGAGGAGACGGAAGCCGGATATGTACTGGCCTGCCAGTCGCATCCCCTGACGGAACAGGTGGAGCTGGACTTCGACCGTTGA
- a CDS encoding TetR family transcriptional regulator translates to MTERRPRKDALRNRAAVFAAADALFAQCQSPDSVTMAGIAAAAGVGKATLFRAFGDRTGLIRALYEARLEPIRSAVEQGPPPLGPAAPPLVRVPALLDAVLCFKLDNRHLALALEQTGGTSPYGAEHYERWHTLLRELLERIPGLSDGGFTAHALLATTRADLVEHLAGEKALPRDEMRAQLAAFTARVLGLDAPPTPNTPA, encoded by the coding sequence GTGACCGAGCGCAGACCCCGCAAGGACGCCCTGCGGAACCGGGCGGCCGTCTTCGCGGCAGCCGACGCGCTCTTCGCGCAATGCCAGAGCCCCGACAGCGTCACCATGGCCGGCATCGCGGCCGCGGCCGGCGTCGGCAAGGCGACCCTCTTCCGCGCCTTCGGCGATCGCACCGGGCTGATCCGCGCGCTGTACGAGGCGCGCCTCGAACCGATCAGGAGCGCGGTCGAGCAGGGGCCGCCCCCACTGGGACCCGCCGCCCCACCCCTGGTGCGCGTGCCGGCTCTGCTCGACGCCGTCCTGTGCTTCAAGCTCGACAACCGTCATCTCGCGCTCGCCCTGGAGCAGACCGGCGGGACCAGCCCGTACGGCGCGGAGCACTACGAGCGATGGCACACACTGCTGCGCGAGCTGCTGGAGCGGATTCCGGGACTGTCCGACGGCGGCTTCACCGCGCATGCCCTGCTCGCCACCACCCGGGCCGACCTCGTCGAACACCTCGCCGGTGAAAAGGCCCTGCCCCGCGACGAGATGCGCGCGCAACTCGCGGCGTTCACCGCCAGAGTCCTCGGCCTCGATGCGCCCCCGACCCCGAACACCCCTGCGTGA
- a CDS encoding DUF2252 domain-containing protein: MADAVGVVDVADAVERGMRRLPRVSGFAQWPRQGSPKEEGKALRTSVPRSAHRTLDLDADRPDAVRAVTESNAGRIPELTPIRVGRMAATPFAFLRGSAGLMAYDLARTPMTRIGTQICGDAHAANFGLYGDPRGDLVIDLNDFDETVHGPWEWDLKRLAASLVLAGREAGADEDTCRAAAQDTVGAYRRTMRLLAKLPVLDAWNAIADEELVSHTDAHDLLGTLQRVSEKARANTSGRFAAKSTEAVEDGGRRFVDAAPVLRRIPDEEAHAVAASLESYIHTLSEDRHPLLARHAVHDVAFRVVGTGSVGTRSYVVLLLDHREQPLVLQVKEARPSVLVPHLATVGFETPPVDHEGRRVVLGQKRMQVVSDILLGWTTVDGRPFQVRQFRNRKGSVDPAALAADQVDDYGRMTGALLARAHSHSADPRLIAGYCGKNEELDEAIAAFAVAYADRTEADHAELVTAVRAGRIAAEPGV, encoded by the coding sequence ATGGCGGACGCGGTGGGCGTGGTGGACGTGGCGGACGCCGTGGAGCGGGGCATGCGCCGGCTGCCCAGGGTGAGCGGCTTCGCCCAGTGGCCGCGGCAGGGCTCGCCCAAGGAGGAGGGCAAGGCACTGCGCACCAGCGTGCCGCGCAGCGCACACCGCACCCTCGACCTGGACGCCGACCGCCCCGACGCGGTGCGCGCGGTCACCGAGTCCAACGCCGGCCGGATACCCGAGCTGACCCCCATCCGCGTCGGCCGGATGGCGGCCACCCCGTTCGCCTTCCTGCGCGGCTCGGCCGGACTCATGGCGTACGACCTGGCCCGCACCCCCATGACCAGGATCGGCACCCAGATATGCGGAGACGCGCACGCGGCCAACTTCGGCCTGTACGGCGACCCCCGCGGCGATCTCGTCATCGACCTCAACGACTTCGACGAGACCGTGCATGGCCCCTGGGAATGGGACCTGAAGCGCCTCGCCGCCTCGCTGGTCCTCGCCGGGCGGGAGGCCGGCGCCGACGAGGACACCTGCCGTGCGGCTGCGCAGGACACGGTCGGCGCCTACCGCCGCACCATGCGGCTGCTGGCCAAGCTGCCCGTGCTCGACGCGTGGAACGCCATCGCCGACGAGGAACTGGTCTCCCACACCGACGCCCACGATCTCCTCGGCACCCTGCAGCGGGTCTCGGAGAAGGCCCGCGCCAATACGAGCGGCCGGTTCGCGGCGAAGTCGACCGAGGCGGTCGAGGACGGCGGACGCCGGTTCGTGGACGCCGCGCCGGTGCTGCGCCGGATCCCGGACGAGGAGGCCCACGCGGTCGCCGCGTCCCTGGAGTCGTACATCCACACGCTCAGCGAGGACCGGCACCCCCTGCTCGCCCGGCACGCGGTGCACGACGTGGCTTTCCGGGTGGTCGGCACCGGCAGCGTCGGCACCCGGTCCTACGTCGTGCTGCTCCTCGACCACCGTGAGCAGCCGCTGGTGCTCCAGGTGAAGGAGGCCCGGCCCTCGGTCCTGGTCCCGCACCTGGCCACCGTCGGCTTCGAGACACCGCCGGTGGACCACGAGGGCCGCCGGGTGGTTCTGGGCCAGAAGCGGATGCAGGTCGTCAGCGACATCCTGCTCGGCTGGACGACCGTCGACGGGCGCCCCTTCCAGGTCCGCCAGTTCCGCAACCGCAAGGGCAGCGTCGACCCCGCCGCCCTCGCCGCCGACCAGGTCGACGACTACGGCCGGATGACCGGCGCCCTGCTGGCCCGCGCCCACTCCCACAGCGCCGACCCGCGGCTGATCGCCGGGTACTGCGGCAAGAACGAGGAACTGGACGAGGCGATCGCCGCCTTCGCCGTCGCCTACGCCGACCGCACGGAGGCGGACCACGCCGAGCTGGTGACGGCGGTACGCGCGGGGAGGATCGCGGCGGAGCCGGGGGTGTGA